A stretch of the Leptidea sinapis chromosome 17, ilLepSina1.1, whole genome shotgun sequence genome encodes the following:
- the LOC126968928 gene encoding aromatic-L-amino-acid decarboxylase-like isoform X2 — MDSQQFREFGREAIDFLANYYDTIRDRDVLPSVQPGDIIKKLPKDAPEQPEPWQQIFQDYKDVVIPGITNWHSPQFHAYYPTGTSFASIIGGLLSDGIGIMGFTWIASPVCTELEVVSMDWLAKLLGLPEEFLNSHSGPGGGVLQGSASEAILVGLLAAKDKMIRRLKKQDPDLDEDLAKIKFVAYTSDHCNSAVEKAGVLGSMKMRLLKSDINGRLRGETVKKAMEEDKVQGLIPCYVVCNLGTTGVCSFDAMDEIGPICRENNVWLHVDAAYAGSALICPEYRHLLNGIEYVDSFDVNAHKWFLVNFDCSAMWVRDSYDLINAFDVQRIYLEDVDSEIKIPDYRHWQMPLGRRFRALKLWIVMKSYGAEGIRSYIRRQISLAQYFAKLMKADDRFIIEPEPSMGLVCFRLVQGDELTKKLIENITKKKKLFMVRGSFRNRYIIRFVICSQFTNNEDIEFSWNTIKNEANTLIENDVVHLKSQAITTIHGIENICVTEKSK; from the exons ATGGATTCACAACAGTTTCGGGAGTTTGGTAGAGAGGCGATTGATTTTTTGGCCAATTATTATGACACTATAAGGGACAG GGATGTTTTACCATCTGTACAGCCAGGAGATATTATCAAGAAATTACCAAAAGATGCACCTGAGCAGCCAGAACCGTGGCAACAAATATTTCAAGACTACAAGGATGTTGTCATTCCTGGG ATAACAAACTGGCATTCACCACAATTTCACGCATACTACCCCACTGGAACCTCGTTTGCCAGTATAATTGGCGGTCTTCTTAGCGACGGTATTGGCATCATGGGCTTCACTTGG ATAGCAAGCCCAGTATGCACTGAGTTGGAAGTGGTGTCAATGGACTGGCTGGCAAAACTCTTAGGTCTGCCTGAGGAGTTCTTAAACAGCCATTCTGGACCCGGCGGTGGAGTCTTACAA gGTTCCGCTAGCGAAGCAATTCTTGTAGGTCTTCTCGCAGCCAAAGATAAAATGATTCGTAGGCTCAAAAAACAAGATCCAGATTTAGACGAAGATCTTGCTAAAATCAAATTTGTAGCATATACATCAGATCACTGCAACTCCGCAGTGGAAAAGGCAGGTGTACTAGGTTCAATGAAGATGAGACTTTTAAAATCAGACATTAATGGAAGGCTACGTGGAGAAACTGTCAAGAAAGCGATGGAAGAAGATAAAGTTCAAGGACTTATACCATGTTATGTTGTTTGCAATCTAGGCACCACAGGAGTATGTTCATTCGATGCAATGGATGAGATAGGTCCCATTTGTAGAGAAAACAATGTCTGGCTACATGTTGACGCTGCTTATGCTGGGTCAGCTTTGATTTGTCCAGAATACAGACATTTGTTGAATGGCATAGAATATGTTGACTCCTTCGATGTTAACGCCCATAAATGGTTCCTCGTGAATTTCGATTGCTCAGCCATGTGGGTTAGGGATAGTTATGATCTTATTAATGCGTTCGACGTGCAAAGAATTTATCTAGAAGACGTAGattctgaaataaaaataccGGACTATCGACATTGGCAAATGCCACTTGGTCGTAGATTCAGAGCACTGAAATTATGGATTGTAATGAAAAGTTATGGAGCTGAAGGTATAAGAAGTTATATTAGAAGACAGATAAGTTTAGCACAATATTTTGCAAAATTGATGAAAGCTGATGATAGATTTATTATTGAACCGGAACCATCGATGGGTTTAGTTTGCTTCAGACTAGTTCAAGGTGATGAGCTTACGAAAAAGCTGATTGAGAACATAACCAAGAAAAAGAAACTATTCATGGTCCGTGGATCTTTTAGAAACAGATATATCATACGTTTTGTGATTTGTTCTCAATTCACTAACAATGAAGACATAGAATTTAGTTGGAATACAATCAAAAACGAAGCAAATACCTTAATAGAAAATGACGTGGTTCATTTGAAATCACAAGCCATTACAACGATACATGGGATAGAAAATATCTGTGTAAcagaaaaatctaaataa